The bacterium genome has a window encoding:
- a CDS encoding deoxyribonuclease IV encodes MKNTLLLGAHMSIEGGLHRALERGHSIGCTTIQIFTRNNTRWAARDLLDEEIRQFQRTLTQHSIRPVFAHCSYLINLAAGNEFYEKSIAALITEVLRADSLGLPFVVLHPGAHMGKGEDEGLIRVVAAINQVIDATSKAKCKIVIENTAGQGSCVGCKFEHLAYLWTHVNDQNKLGFCIDTCHLFAAGYDIRTEKTYAHTFKSLLNHVPLSSIFAFHLNDSKKELGSRVDRHEHIGKGRIGKMAFRCLLNDSRFVSVPKVLETPKGKDLAEDVINLKCLRRMVKKA; translated from the coding sequence ATGAAAAATACGCTTTTGCTTGGCGCTCATATGTCTATCGAAGGCGGATTGCATCGCGCGCTGGAACGAGGTCATTCGATCGGTTGCACCACGATTCAAATTTTCACCAGGAACAATACGCGATGGGCCGCCCGCGATCTGCTGGACGAAGAGATCAGACAGTTTCAAAGGACTCTAACTCAGCATTCCATCCGTCCTGTTTTTGCGCATTGCAGTTATCTGATCAATCTTGCTGCCGGCAATGAGTTCTATGAAAAATCAATTGCGGCACTCATCACAGAAGTCTTACGTGCCGACAGTCTGGGACTTCCCTTCGTTGTGCTGCATCCGGGCGCGCACATGGGCAAAGGGGAAGACGAAGGACTGATCCGCGTGGTTGCTGCGATCAATCAAGTGATTGACGCAACATCGAAGGCGAAATGCAAGATTGTGATTGAGAATACCGCGGGTCAGGGCTCCTGTGTCGGCTGCAAATTCGAGCACCTTGCTTATCTATGGACCCACGTGAACGATCAAAACAAATTAGGATTCTGCATCGACACATGTCATCTTTTTGCCGCCGGTTACGATATCCGCACGGAAAAAACATACGCGCATACTTTCAAAAGTCTGTTGAATCACGTTCCTCTTTCATCGATCTTCGCGTTTCACTTAAACGATTCCAAGAAAGAGCTTGGCTCACGAGTGGACAGACATGAGCATATTGGTAAAGGCCGGATCGGCAAAATGGCATTTCGATGCCTGCTCAACGACTCCCGTTTCGTGTCCGTTCCAAAAGTTCTCGAAACACCAAAAGGAAAGGACCTGGCGGAGGATGTGATCAATCTCAAATGCCTGCGCCGGATGGTGAAAAAGGCTTAG